TGGCTGCTTGGAACTTTAATTTAAGATTGTTTTAAATACATTGTGAATGATTATGGTCTGACCGTTTGACTCCATGACACTTCATTAGACTGATGCTATTTTTTGGTACCATAGATGGAAAATTGAAATGATTTCTTTCAAATCTCTCAAATCAAATTTCCCATAAGATATGAGTGAGATACCATGGCAGTCTGGGGTAACAAATTGGGATCGCTGCTTCATTTGAAACAAAGCATAAAAGCCAACCTCACGGTAATTTTTTTGCTGAAAGAACTTCAATAAGTTCTGAAGTAAGTGTTTCATTTACTGCCACATGCCACACATACATGGCATATAGTTTTATATAAACCACAACACTCAGCTGTTCCTGCTTAGGTAAAACAGCCCTCTTCTGAGCACCCAAGCTGCTTTTGCTTCCCTCTGGCTaggtcctgcaaggtgctgagcactggcctgatccaaagtacTGCTTAgcactgctcatgtgcttaaagttataaGCTTCAATAGGACTACGCACATGCTTTAAGCTACGGATGTGATTTAAATGATTGGCTGGATGAGGCCAAAATGCTCAGGATGCCTTTCAACATCAAGCCCACAGGGCAGCATCAGAGAAATCTGGGCTGATGTCGAGCATCAATGCCCTCTTCTTGTGTTTCTAGCTTTTGGTTTGTTACTTTTCCACACTCTAATACTAATGATGAGACTGCTCTGATTTGTGTGTGCATAACAAAGTCATGATCCCGCAGGCTGCTCCAAATAGATGGACTCCTTCCAGCCCTGTCAAAGGCAACGGGGCTCTGTGCGGCTACTGGGGGATGCTCATGCCAAGCAgtttgcaggatccaggcctAAGAGCTCTGAAGGGCATGAAAGTAATTTCTTATGGGTTGAATGTAGGGCTTCATCTTACAGACCTCAATCAGCCTAGTCTTACTCCCATGAGCTGTTCAAATTAATGACCTAACTCTTGTGAGCAAGTATTATTCACATGAGCAAGACTTGCAGGATGTGACCTGTATTAATGGACATTCTCTCATTCAAAGGGGACACCAGCAGCTTGAAATCCAGTCCATTTCGGAAAAAGAGTTAAAAGTCCCCTTGCCAGTTCTTATGGTTTTACAGTCACATTTAAATGTTTATCTCTGCCCTGTTGCTGCGTGAAAGAACCACAGAACAATGGGGACAGCTGACTATGCAGGGAAAAAATATGAAACTGACTAGACACAATGTGCTGCCAAGggcacaaagaaaacaaactgaaaagaaataggggaaaattattttctctctctttcagtcaTAGTTAATCTTATATTAGGTCCCATTGCAGACAGTCATGTGATGTTTACATTGACCTTTTCAGAAATATACAACTGATTCTTCAATGTTCTTTTTAGTCTATAACATTTTTGGATTTCTTTACCAATTAATTCATTTACTGCTGGGAAAAAAGTGCCGGTTTACCACATAGGCTACATCTCCATTCCAGCTGGAGATGTAACTTGTGGCGGGTATAGACAAACCCAGGCTAGCTTTAGTCTAGCTTCCTCACTAAAAACAGCAGCGGCGATGTAGCTACAGCACAGTCTAGCAATGTTAATACGTACCCAGAGTGGGCAATCCCGTGCTGCCACATCCTCACTGTTACATTTAGTGAGtgagctagattaaagctagtgtgggtatgtctacatgaactGTGAATTACACCTCGGGTTGAAGTGTAGGCAGAGCAGTAAACTGTTCCCTATTACGTGGAGCTACAACACAGGTGGAGGCAAGGCAAGTTTTGTCTGACCAGGGGTCTGTGGTGTATTGAAACCTGGGTTAAAATTGTGATCACTTTAAATTTTCAggggttttcctggtcctgcttgcagatCGGGGGCTCTGTAGGAAAGTCTGTGATCAGAGTCAGTTTACAGTCAGCCTAAAGTAAGGTAGGGTGCAAAAACGCCATGGGAGGGAGTCTGCAAGCTACAGATCCTGTGCCACCCACTCCATGGTTTCCAGGCCCTTAATACCTATGTCTCTTGCTCTCAACCATCCCAACCTTTGTCTTTGAGTACACATATTTATTACCTTCTCTGTAACTACTGGAGCTTCTTGTCTGGTCTCTGAGTGAAGCAGAGAATGAAAGGGTCTCTTCAAACTTGCTGTAGCTGCTCCCTTAAAGAAAGCATTGACACAAATTCTGCAGCAGTTGCGTGTACTAGCAAAACTCCCAATGGGTTTACATGCACATAAAGACTACAGGATCCTTGCGGGTACTCCAGGAAGTGTGTGGCCATTCTCCTCCCCAGTGAATGAGTTTATCGTATCTATTCCTAGCATGAATCTACCAGGTGGCAGCATTCCCCTGCCAACATACCTTTGGTTTGGCTTAGCTTGAAAGCTATGATGTTACATTTTATGATGACGTCGTAATTTTTGTTTCGACTTTCAATGAAGAGTCCTGGCAAGTCTCTGAGCTGGaatatcttctttttaaaaagatccaAGATCTAGCAGGCACAACCCAGATTATATTTATATAACATAATCCAAGTAACATGAATTGGTAGGATTTTATTAATAGCTGTTGATGTTACTCAATTAAGGATATTTCTCTATAAAAACTACGACAAGGAAACCCCTCACCCAATACCTTTAAAACGGCTATTACCCTTATTTCTATGTAGGATTATTCACCTGATTTTCCATCCTCACTCGTACCTGCTGCTTGCCAGCACATCCTGAAGCAGGAGATCCATAGCTCTTAACTAGGATGGCAGTATGAACTAGAGGATAATGAACAAAGGTTTCCAAGATTATTTAAATTCAGGTGTGAGGACACCTTATATTAACACTTTGAGCTAGTGTTTTTAGAATGGTTTAATTTTGAGTTTTTGTATCCCAAATCTTAGGGGAAATTACCTTTGGGTTTTATTTTCACCCACACAGCATTTGtttaattcttattttttaaaatggtgcttACTACAATGTGCCTTCCTTCAAAACCTGCACATTGATCCTGACAGGTAGAACAACAAAGCCTTGCGAAAATAATGCAAGAAACAATCCTGTAGTGGCAAAAGTGATGGACTCCGTGTACAATTCAGTAACACCTAGAGGCCCCCAAACAAAATCAGGCCCTCAGGTGCTAGATACTATACAAGCATATAGTGTGAGATAGTTCTTGACCAGGAGAGTTAGTACACTCTAGATAGACAAAGTGTGAGAGAAAGAAAGTATTccccattatccccattttacagatgaggaattgaggcacagagagattaagccaCTTGGTTTAGATTAAGAGACTGTGACAGAGCTGGAATTTGAATTCAAATCTCTTGATATTTAATAGTCTATTGTACTTTAAGATAGTAATAATGTGAGTGCAAGAAAAGTGTGTCATAACTTAAATTGCACTTTCTACcttctccttttctatttatttctattttctgcTTATAATAGTCTCTGTGAAGTCTCTCTTGTGGTACCACATATGAAAGACACCATACAAATGAATTGATTTCAGTTGAAATGATCCCTAATTTAAGTTTTGATTACAAAATGTTGCAAAATTGAATATCaagaaaatatttgcataaaaCCATTAAtcagaaagttttttgtttgtttgtttgtcctgAAGTACCTATAAAACAAATATTGCAACAGCAGAGcaggagaaccagaaagtgaaactgacctgaATCCAGAATGAAACTGACTAGCCTATTTTCCCTCTGCCTGCTGACAGAAGTAAAAACAGGTGGCAAGAGCATCTGATTTTTTTGTTCACATTTAATATTCTTTAACCAAAGGGATTGTTAACAAAGCCATAACTGATTTCTgattaaagggatactgtcaggTTAAAAATAACACTCAGACATgtaaatacagacagacagacacacacacacacttacatccCCTCACCACTTTAACCAAGCAGTCAGATCAGATGCAGTTTCTAGAGATGTGTCTCTGTGCAGCAGTTGCTCCAGTTAGAGACACGCGCATTACTTGGTGAACAGAGTAAGTAAGTAATGAATGGAACTGGAAATATTACTTCGGAAAGGTTTGCTAATCGGGGGAAGGACCTTGCATTGTACTCCAGTGACATTTTCAACCTTCGGGGAACTTTTGTTGACATTCCCCAGTCCCTGGCTGCCATCCCAGCATGAAATAGTTTCTGTTCACATAATTCTCCTGTTTACCGGTCATGAAATACCGagcttttggcttttttttttaaataatttttttttgcaagtgaaaCTCGGTCTAAAAAAATATTGGCCCCAGGCACAGCGAGTTTTGCATAAATTCATGTGTGATGAATGGCTGATTTTAATGTTATTTGGGTATTTGTCAGAACCTAACAAACATACATGGTAATGGTGGGTCAGAAACGTAAATATCTCAATATCCCCTTTCTTCtagaaataaattatatttgtttGCCCTGCCTGGAGTCCTAAAGTAGCCGGCATTAGGAATATTTTAAATGTGATCATCCATCCAGCATGTCTTTCAGGCGCCACGAAGATTAAATGAAAGAATCATAAGATGAAGGTCTTTAACTTTTAATCCTTTTACAATGAACCCTTAGATACTCTTGGGGGCAGGGTGCCTTCTACTTGAGTAATAATGCCTCTGTTCCTCCTCCCTAAGTTAATGAATACCCCCCAAATGTACcaagatctgatttttttttaaaaaaccccaaaactattGAAAGAAGGAGCAAAGAGGCTGATCGTAAAATGCACCGACTAAGAGATAATATGCACTGGGAGATGGAAAAGCTACAAAATTCGAGAAATCAGGACTGGGTTCTGCCAATGAAAGAATTTGAAATAATTACCGTGGATTccctgagatttttcaaaaaagggTTTGATTCCCAGACAAATAAGGAAAACGTTTGCTGTACTGTCAGAGGAGCAGGCGGAAAGTTTGTTTTTGCAGTTGGTATCTACGAGATAGGTCTCCCAGCACGTACAAGGCAAATACTTAGTTGGGGGTAGAGCCCCAAGGAAGTTTATTGAGCAAGAAGGAACCTAGCGCGTCTCAAGTACCCCAGCGCGTCTTTCCTTccttaaaaagaagaggaggacttgtggcactttagagactaacaacttctTTAGACATTACTGAAGATGGCCAATTCTTATCGGTAACGAACGAGCCCCTAAGGCAAACAGAATCGCAGAGGCTGGAAGGGAGACAGGCCGACCACTTTAGAATCAAGAAGCTCGGGGGGAAGACGGGGCAATGTGCGGCACTGAGCTGAAAACTTTCCAACACGTGCATTTGCAGGACCATTCAAATAAAACACGGCTGGAGGCTCAAATTACAATCCAAGGCGCGCACCACGGGAAATGATCAAAGCATGTTAATGTCACAGTACCTGGGAGGTAGCTACCGGGAGAGAACACCACCGAACACACACCCCTCTTTTCAGTGGGATCCCCAtggaaatacaaaaacaaaaagttacCCCCGCCCCCGTACGCTAGCATCACGACTGGTATTTCCTTCAGCGGTCCGTCCTGTAACATAAGCCCGCATTCATATCCCATCAGCCCAGCGTCTCTTCTGGAGTAGGAAAGATAGGGTGACGGCCAATACACGCCTTTTGGGTTAAATTTGGGCAGCCAAAGCCAGCCACAAGTGAAGCCAATTTCCAAGCAATGGCCATgccgaggggagggggggggggaatctttcgATCCCCAGCTGTTGGAAATGGTCACCTGCAAAGTCATGAGGAGGCAGCCTGGGGCTCAAGCGCCCGAAGGGTTAATGCGGTTGATAGGTGGGAGCGTTTCCCCTTCGGAAAGAGGAATCCGGCGAacagcctggctgctgccctcagaaccccccagccccccgttTCAGCCGCGTCCCACCGCCGCGGCAGGTGTGAAAGACACGTGGCCCGTTGTCAGTGACATGTCAAGCGGTTAAAACAAACGTCTGCCGCGGAGAGTTTGCCCTTCTGCAGGGAGCACGCCTCGGGGGGTGGGCCGGAGGCAATGGGGAGAGGGGATAAGGTCTGCAAACAAGCGGCGCTGTCACAGAGTCTAGCAAtcaagcctcccccccccccccggcacacttAGCCGCTAAGTCCCACGTGCAAAGTTAGCTCCCCCAGCATGTGTGTCGGGCAGGTCTCTGATAACACACACAGTCGTGAGCAGGGACGGGGACCCCTCCCCTTACCACAAAGAACCGCCCTGCTCGGCCCGCACAATCAATAAACCAGCGATACCAAGACAGAGGGAAACCAGCCTGGCTTCTGCATccaaaccaaaaaccaaacaaaatcgACCCGGCTCGTGTTTTAGTGGTTGACTTTAATTCTGCGCTGCACTTTTACTACAGGGATATAACGAATAAATAGCAGATACTCTTCATTGACATAGGGTTAAGTCATTCGAATTTGTTCTCTCTATTTACAATACCGTTGTGCTCTGGGcgtttattcatttttaaactctgaagtccattaaacacacacacacacacacacactttccgaAGAATGGAAAATAGCTTTAAAACGTCGTCTCATCAaaagtttggtttgttttttaatccttttattaaaaaaaaaaggggagggggggcttcGCCCAAAGCGAAGCGATCTCGCTCCGTGTCTGGCATATAAATACAAGAAATAAAACGATACATTAGCAACGACCAGGATAATAGTCTTAAAAATACAGTAGACGCGGATTATTTCACGTATAATACTGACCTTTTAATAGTAAATTAAAACGGtgccatatatacacacacatatacattctCCTACACGTTACAGTGCATTACAACGTTAACCAGAAAGCAAGTGTCTTTTtttaatggatggatggatggatgggcagCAAAGTCCACCATGGGAGTCCGGCttcggggggggcgggagggcttAAGTGCAAGTCCTAGCAGGAGCATTTGCACTCCGAAATGATGGGGTACTGAATGGGTATCCATGTgcacctctgccccccccggcGCTGGCACCTCCACCTCAGGATCGTTAAATGCACCGACTTGGCAGGCTTGCAAACCATGCCTTCTGGGACCGAACAAGACCTTTTACTGTAGCAGCTGCCCACTTTGACATAGCGGGGCCAAAAGCGGCTGCCAAGATCGGTCCACGTGTATAGGACTGGGCAGAAGCTCTGGGACCAGAGCCACATCTGCAGCTTCCTGCGCAGCTTCTTGCTCAGCTTGTGCTTTTTGCCCGGCTGCAGCCCCTCGTAAAACTCCAGCCCTTTGATGTCGCTGGGCATCGCCCCCGAGGGTCTCTGCCGGAGCAGCAAGTCCAGCTCGCCCAGATCGTCCACCCCCAGCCGGTCCTCGGGCAAGGAGACAGCCATAAAGTTAGGGTCGAAGTGGCCGCCCATGAGGCTCCGCAGCAAGGTCTCGTTAAGATCCTTCTCCTTGGGGTCAAAGATAGGGTCCGGGTGCTCGATTAGATCCACCAAGGGCAAGTTGTCGCTGGGCGCCGGGCGGATGTGCAGATAATGCTGGCTAGCGCCCTGCTCTATCCGGAGACCCAGCAGAACCACCCAGGCGTAAATAGTCACCAGGCACTGGGAATGATCCATCCTCGGGGAGATCGGCGAGGGAGGGGGGGCCAGGGCGGGAGGGGGCGCTGGCTTCACCAGGCAGCAGAGGAAGAAGGTGCAAGCAAATGcatcagagaaaacaaaaacaaacaaacaaacaaacaaaaaccgtGTACGGGGCTTTATCCAAGCAGTTTGTCTTTCGGGGGAATCCGCCCCCGCCGCCCCAAGAAGCCAGGAGCAAAGCCCCCTTCCTTCTGCAACTCCTCTCTCCTGCGAATTCTCCTCCTGGAAGAGCCTTTGCGAAAttctcctgctgcttttccttcccagggaggcagagagccGCTTTTCGGGGGGCAAATGCTCCTTCccgctgctgctccccctccccagagcgTGCGCGCGGGAGAAGGGTTGGGGTGGTCTTCTGGGGTGCGTGCAAATTCGTCCCCCCCCGTTCCTTCCCGTAGGCTCCCCGCTGCAGCTTGCAAAGCAGCCTGCTCCTCAGCAGCAGCCGCCACGCTCGTTGGCACCAGTTTGTCTGCTTTGCAAGGATCCAAAGCCTTTAAATTTCCTGCACTTTCAGCTCCATCACCATGGAAACCACCGACTCTCTCTCctaacccaccccacccccccttaaaaaaaacacacacacacacaacccccaccccaccccccgcaaaaGTCCAGACGAGCTTTGCTCTCCCCTCGCTACTCCCCACCAGCCACCCACTGGTGGGGAATGCTGTGAGCACGGTCCACCGCTgtttctgcctcccccccccagctgctgctcacATGCGTCCTGCTGCGGGCGGCTTTGGAGATGCTCCTGTCGGAGGTGGGGATGGATCtcgccccctctcccctccccgcggCTATACAGGATAAGCAGCGACTCCAGGCACAAGTGAGGGGTCTTTTAT
This portion of the Dermochelys coriacea isolate rDerCor1 chromosome 14, rDerCor1.pri.v4, whole genome shotgun sequence genome encodes:
- the NOG gene encoding noggin, which gives rise to MDHSQCLVTIYAWVVLLGLRIEQGASQHYLHIRPAPSDNLPLVDLIEHPDPIFDPKEKDLNETLLRSLMGGHFDPNFMAVSLPEDRLGVDDLGELDLLLRQRPSGAMPSDIKGLEFYEGLQPGKKHKLSKKLRRKLQMWLWSQSFCPVLYTWTDLGSRFWPRYVKVGSCYSKRSCSVPEGMVCKPAKSVHLTILRWRCQRRGGQRCTWIPIQYPIISECKCSC